In the Harmonia axyridis chromosome 3, icHarAxyr1.1, whole genome shotgun sequence genome, one interval contains:
- the LOC123674616 gene encoding uncharacterized protein LOC123674616: MFHPHIVTFMILMMVLVKGEKEMIFEMEMDWLNSKPVSSGKSNDSSLLCYLKCKCDKKEHIENGSIYLNVINIFSNEKHFILSGPIRNMMLECMTSNLSTETCDPCGENYSRCKPVVSKWSNISNEDSTCCVQESSLEISKLDWNNFIGFPEEVVCLMKCIKARKSIFNERGVAEAGNVFTNTEFVDIKHEKKQTFRRCVVSGTGVHTCEEIIHLYICFFRYMKKAEPREWLYY, translated from the exons ATGTTTCATCCTCATATCGTCACATTTATGATACTTATGATGGTTTTAGTAAAG GGTGAAAAAGAGATGATATTTGAGATGGAAATGGATTGGCTTAATTCAAAGCCAGTTTCATCTGGAAAATCTAATGATAGTTCGTTGTTATGTTATTTGAAGTGTAAATGCGACAAGAAAGAACACATTGAGAATGGCAGTATCTACTTGAacgttattaatattttttccaacGAAAaacacttcattctttctggaCCCATAAGAAATATGATGTTGGAATGTATGACATCTAATCTATCAACAGAAACCTGTGATCCCTGTGGGGAGAATTATAGCAGATGTAAGCCTGTTGTATCGAAG TGGTCCAATATATCAAATGAAGATTCAACTTGCTGTGTTCAAGAGAGTTCCCTGGAAATATCGAAACTAGACTGGAATAATTTCATCGGTTTCCCAGAAGAAGTCGTCTGCCTCATGAAATGTATAAAAGCGCGCAAAAGCATATTCAATGAGAGAGGAGTGGCTGAAGCAGGGAACGTCTTTACAAACACAGAATTTGTTGACATTAAGCACGAAAAAAAACAGACTTTCAGGCGTTGTGTAGTTAGTGGAACTGGCGTTCATACTTGCGAAGAGATCATCCATCTTTATATTTGCTTCTTCCGATATATGAAGAAAGCCGAACCGAGAGAATGGCTTTACTATTGA